One Kazachstania africana CBS 2517 chromosome 5, complete genome DNA window includes the following coding sequences:
- the FMP30 gene encoding N-acetylphosphatidylethanolamine-hydrolyzing phospholipase D (similar to Saccharomyces cerevisiae YPL103C; ancestral locus Anc_8.582), with translation MRYSHSTPKLYRRFVLQCRHLSSVKGAKQDSKQKGKNDRFSRHYVIGAFGTFAIPYTIYALYISVTASNEIDRRYKQSVEIEKDGPNFKGTLAKYVPLEVLGRYENPFAEYRIQTVYEFFFNRIVELFQRNRGGIPPDKSQMNQLMPVHKPKWHDSDDPTENNNLNLTGKINHTILDETVLVQKDYTVETIPIFNTWLGQSCNFVFYNGLKILTDPIFTNYLIHETLGPERISQMPCEIEDIPTPDVILVSHNHPDHLDIKSMNFWKDSDVLWIVPKGMEKFMQQHQIKNFIELSWWQTCELEKDNEKYHISCAPSMHWSGRTLLDTNQSLWCSFMLSHHGNPIVFHGGDTGYVQDLFLRIKQRFGQGVRLALLPCGQYCPEWHQQPRHINPQEVLKIMDDLKAQNVLGVHWGTFVLSGEYFLEPKEKLEMLADWKGIKHRCFCPELGKTEKFD, from the coding sequence ATGAGGTACTCCCATAGTACTCCGAAGCTGTACAGGAGATTTGTGCTTCAATGCCGGCATTTATCAAGTGTCAAGGGTGCTAAGCAAGATTCGAAGCAGAAGGGCAAGAATGACAGATTTTCTCGACATTACGTTATTGGAGCATTCGGTACATTTGCCATACCTTACACGATCTACGCGCTCTATATATCAGTCACTGCATCTAACGAGATCGACAGGAGGTACAAACAGTCTGtggaaattgaaaaagatggTCCTAATTTTAAAGGCACTTTAGCTAAGTATGTTCCATTAGAAGTACTTGGAAGATACGAAAATCCCTTTGCTGAGTACAGGATTCAAACGGTATATGAGTTCTTTTTCAACAGAATTGTGGAattgtttcaaagaaatagaGGTGGCATCCCGCCTGATAAATCTCAAATGAATCAGTTAATGCCTGTCCATAAGCCAAAATGGCACGACAGCGATGATCctactgaaaataataatctCAACTTGACAGGAAAAATTAACCATACTATCTTAGATGAGACAGTGCTGGTACAGAAAGATTATACAGTGGAAACAATACCCATATTTAATACCTGGTTGGGACAATCATGTAATTTTGTGTTCTACAATGGTCTTAAGATTTTAACAGACCCCATATTCACGAACTATTTAATTCATGAAACGTTAGGTCCAGAAAGAATTTCACAGATGCCTtgtgaaattgaagatatcCCTACACCAGACGTGATTTTAGTTTCTCATAATCATCCTGATCATCTAGATATTAAGAGtatgaatttttggaaagatTCAGATGTTCTATGGATTGTACCAAAAGGAATGGAAAAATTCATGCAACAGcatcaaatcaaaaattttattgaattatcTTGGTGGCAAACTTgtgaattagaaaaggataatgaaaaatatcatattTCATGTGCGCCATCTATGCACTGGTCTGGTAGAACATTGCTAGACACTAATCAATCTCTTTGGTGTTCATTTATGCTATCACATCATGGCAATCCCATAGTGTTTCACGGCGGAGACACCGGATACGTTCAAGACCTTTTCCTCAGAATCAAACAACGTTTTGGTCAGGGTGTAAGATTAGCACTGTTACCATGTGGACAGTATTGTCCTGAATGGCATCAACAACCTAGGCATATCAACCCTCAGGAAgtattgaagataatggATGATCTAAAGGCGCAAAACGTCCTTGGTGTTCATTGGGGTACGTTTGTATTAAGTGGTGAATATTTCTTAGAACCCAAAGAAAAGTTGGAAATGTTGGCGGATTGGAAAGGTATCAAACATAGGTGTTTTTGTCCTGAGTTAGGTAAAACAgagaaatttgattga
- the KAFR0E00630 gene encoding uncharacterized protein (similar to Saccharomyces cerevisiae YEL023C; ancestral locus Anc_1.460), which produces MPKKIILCFDGTKENFGPQPFSNVLKIYRLLNQANPDQLCYYQPGIGTQADFDFVEDIRRRFTISTLKNVLDATFAFSITDHIVSAYLYLMKHYEQGDSIYMFGFSRGAFIARVLAGMLERVGLLNVGLEDMVKMAWRIYESWEFAEQPSQPNYTSTLIEEFRKIFCRDYEIKIFFQGLFDSVNSVGILRDRLFPCTQRSNIVDHVRHALSIDERRGKFKQFCFTPNPYAPQLFSLTYKAYELESFPREILQEWTSSSSSSSATTNDRLYNSAFLIENSEFQMSPKSVRSEPTYQHERQKPNLSIWNAVFRKKSDNNSNLIIGEINEYLTTKTHRKIAVCSHTSIEGTFRVQPASLKSLGSTSNDLIEKWFPGDHSDVGGGWAPDCEAKQSVSDISLRWIIAESVKHGVEFKRGIIHDFDKRHSSLGALFASTHDYLKVDENHDIDSIGRVIGEKNANLECQLLKLIEANNSKDASQEIDIDYRCGQLNRFMSYIWWLLEFLPIGIRIENKEGKWRNVYVPNFGRPRYIPQYGDMHWSVYWRIKYIDQYRPNNLPRYVRKLIDQFFHVKLRQASCNVTTTKIQTKNEDVLPYFHNSLRTINEYSNMCSPNEYTYDAVIELKFHQQQSNILLWEKSGWSEVPDDLAHLLAANPDL; this is translated from the coding sequence ATGcccaaaaaaataatactaTGCTTCGATGgaacaaaagaaaactttGGTCCACAACCTTTCAGTAACGTACTAAAAATATACAGATTATTGAACCAAGCAAATCCAGATCAATTATGTTACTATCAACCCGGTATTGGAACACAAGCTGATTTCGATTTCGTTGAAGatataagaagaagattcacAATCtcaactttgaaaaatgtccTCGATGCCACTTTCGCATTCTCAATTACAGATCATATCGTTTCCGCATATCTCTATCTAATGAAACATTATGAACAAGGTGATTCCATCTACATGTTTGGCTTCTCCCGCGGCGCATTTATTGCAAGAGTCCTAGCAGGCATGTTGGAAAGAGTAGGGCTATTAAATGTCGGTTTAGAAGATATGGTCAAAATGGCATGGAGAATTTATGAATCATGGGAATTTGCTGAACAACCAAGTCAACCAAATTATACAAGCACtttaattgaagaatttagaaaaattttttgcaGAGattatgaaattaaaatatttttccaaGGTTTATTTGATTCAGTAAATTCAGTGGGAATACTAAGAGATCGACTATTCCCATGTACTCAAAGAAGCAATATTGTGGATCATGTGAGACACGCCTTATCAATAGACGAAAGACGTGGAAAatttaaacaattttgTTTCACTCCAAATCCATATGCCCCACAATTGTTCTCTCTCACTTATAAAGCTTACGAATTGGAAAGTTTCCCCAGGGAAATACTACAAGAATGGACTTCATCCAGTTCAAGTTCAAGTGCCACTACAAATGATAGATTATATAACAGCGCTTTTCTCATCGAAAATTCAGAGTTTCAAATGAGTCCAAAATCTGTTAGAAGTGAACCAACTTATCAGCATGAAAGACAGAAACCTAATCTATCAATTTGGAACGCTGTATTTCGTAAGAAAAGTGATAATAATTCGAATTTGATTATAGGagaaatcaatgaatatCTAACAACAAAAACCCATAGAAAGATTGCGGTTTGCTCTCATACAAGCATTGAAGGAACTTTCAGAGTGCAACCGGCTTCTTTGAAGAGTTTGGGCTCAACGTCAAATGAcctcattgaaaaatggtttcCTGGTGATCATTCGGATGTTGGTGGAGGTTGGGCTCCAGATTGTGAAGCTAAACAGAGTGTCTCTGATATCTCGCTGCGATGGATTATTGCTGAATCTGTCAAACATGGTGTTGAATTTAAGAGAGGTATAATTCATGATTTCGATAAAAGACATAGTTCACTTGGCGCATTATTTGCATCGACTCATGACTACTTGaaagttgatgaaaatCATGACATTGATTCTATAGGACGTGTTATTGGAGAGAAAAACGCCAATTTGGAGTGCCAACTGCTCAAGTTGATAGAAGCAAATAATTCTAAAGATGCTagtcaagaaattgatattgattaCAGATGTGGTCAGTTAAACAGATTTATGTCCTATATATGGTGGttattggaatttttgCCAATTGGTAtaagaattgaaaataaagaggGCAAGTGGCGCAACGTCTATGTACCAAACTTTGGAAGGCCAAGATATATTCCTCAATATGGTGACATGCATTGGTCTGTTTATTGGAGgattaaatatattgatcAGTATAGACCAAATAATTTACCAAGATACGTTCGAAAACTAATTGACCAATTTTTCCATGTAAAGTTGAGGCAAGCCAGTTGTAACGTTACGAcaacaaaaattcaaacaaaaaatgaagatgtaTTGCCATATTTCCACAATTCATTGCGAACAATTAATGAATACAGTAATATGTGTAGTCCGAATGAATACACTTATGATGCTGTTATTGAACtcaaatttcatcaacaacaatcaaatattttattgtgGGAGAAAAGTGGCTGG
- the MSD1 gene encoding aspartate--tRNA ligase MSD1 (similar to Saccharomyces cerevisiae MSD1 (YPL104W); ancestral locus Anc_8.584): MKLLKGIIQFHSLARLGTSELRERFIFDHVTQTISEIKDCANVTINGWIDKKPKKIGKDLTFGTLRDTNGDKIQLVDGASLLKGLNVEDVVQIQGEVALKRSRDKRNAEYEIKLKKINVLNSTNDRPSQLLEKSLKTASYPQEYRYMQLRLPHQQELLEKRYQVNKTIRSLLDNNNFTEIETPILFKPTPEGAREFLVPTRYSNSQPFFYSLTQSPQQYKQLLMAGGIQRYFQFARCFRDEDLRKDRQPEFTQLDLEMAFASGSDVMDLVESVTKDIWNTFSKKSLHTLNFETQKLTAVKDTNISRLTYKDAMTMYGIDKPDLRAPSLKNIDLSEFHTRGYENVDFPVFEVLILRNAISSEQEYDHDFSFLTSPKNYNNRVPIGVPILNKGDQTMWYERFLSIATFENPHLVNKFLNLRQGDIIFGSTRESSNSIFENPTPLGRLRQLLLGNKKGQKLFYETTGDVITWVVDFPLFSPVLESQKRGTQYPIYLKNQLSSTHHPFTMVKLNDLDLLKDSPLKCLGQHYDLVLNGIELGGGSTRVHDAELQKFIFDKILKVPSSDKLFTHLLNAFQMGTPPHAGFAIGFDRLCAVLFSQESIRDVIAFPKSINGSDLVVKSPATVDEMDLSQYNLEYLKNTSPS, translated from the coding sequence ATGAAGCTACTCAAGGGCATTATACAATTCCATAGTTTAGCTCGGCTCGGTACTTCAGAATTGAGGGAGAGATTTATATTTGACCATGTCACTCAGACTATCAGTGAAATAAAGGATTGTGCAAATGTAACGATAAATGGCTGGATAGATAAGAAACCGAAGAAAATTGGTAAAGATTTGACATTTGGAACCTTGCGTGATACCAATGGTGATAAGATTCAACTAGTAGACGGCGCATCCTTATTGAAAGGTCTGAACGTTGAAGACGTCGTTCAAATACAAGGTGAAGTTGCATTAAAAAGGTCCAGGGATAAGAGGAATGCAGAATATGAGATTaaactgaagaagataaacGTTCTAAATTCAACTAATGATAGACCATCCCAATTACTCGAGAAAAGTTTGAAAACCGCGTCATATCCACAAGAATATCGTTATATGCAGCTACGATTACCACATCAGCAAGAACTACTGGAAAAAAGGTACCAGGTAAACAAAACAATACGGTCGCTACTGGATAACAACAACTTTACTGAGATTGAGACACCAATACTCTTCAAACCCACTCCAGAGGGAGCTAGAGAGTTTCTTGTCCCCACCAGATATTCCAATTCTCAACCATTTTTCTATTCACTAACACAAAGTCCTCAGCAGTACAAACAACTACTAATGGCTGGAggaattcaaagatatttCCAGTTTGCAAGGTGTTTCAGAGATGAAGATTTAAGGAAGGATAGACAACCAGAATTCACACAATTAGATCTAGAAATGGCTTTTGCCTCAGGATCAGATGTGATGGACCTAGTGGAATCTGTCACGAAGGATATTTGGAACACTTTTTCCAAGAAATCTTTACAtacattaaattttgaaacccAAAAGTTGACAGCTGTAAAAGATACtaatatttcaagattaACCTACAAAGATGCAATGACAATGTATGGTATTGACAAACCAGATTTAAGAGCACCCAGCTTGAAAAACATTGATTTATCGGAATTTCATACGAGAGGTTATGAAAATGTAGACTTCCCAGTATTTGAGGTCTTAATTTTGAGGAATGCCATCTCTTCTGAGCAAGAGTACGATcatgatttttcatttttaacCAGTCCAAAGAATTATAACAACAGAGTGCCCATTGGGGTACCCATTTTAAATAAGGGAGATCAAACTATGTGGTACGAACGGTTTCTTTCCATAGCAACATTTGAAAACCCACATTTGGTtaataaattcttgaaCCTGAGGCAAGGTGACATAATATTTGGTTCTACTCGCGAATCCtctaattcaatatttgaaaatccAACACCATTGGGGAGGTTACGCCAGCTGCTACTAGGCAATAAGAAGGGTCAAAAACTATTTTATGAAACCACGGGTGATGTAATAACTTGGGTTGTGgattttcctcttttttcACCTGTACTGGAATCCCAAAAAAGAGGTACACAGTACCCtatttatttgaagaatcaaCTTTCTTCAACTCATCACCCATTTACGATGGTTAAACTGAACGATTTGGATCTTCTGAAGGATTCTCCTTTGAAATGTTTAGGACAACATTATGATTTAGTTTTGAACGGGATTGAGCTTGGAGGTGGTTCTACAAGGGTACATGACGCAGAATTAcagaaatttattttcgACAAGATCCTGAAGGTTCCATCTTCAGATAAACTATTCACACATCTATTAAATGCTTTTCAAATGGGAACACCTCCCCACGCAGGGTTTGCTATAGGTTTTGATAGACTCTGCGCGGTATTATTTTCTCAAGAAAGCATAAGAGATGTCATTGCCTTTCCAAAAAGCATAAACGGTTCCGACCTCGTTGTAAAAAGCCCAGCAACTGTTGATGAAATGGATCTAAGTCAATATAATCtcgaatatttgaagaatacaTCACCATCATAG
- the CAR1 gene encoding arginase, translated as MTKTDQPHYKYYKDQQLSIIKAPFCGGQAKLGVEKGPRYLLKAGLESDLNGLGWNTIIESPLDESEIRQQMVADDPTDKYLNAKRPRFVGESNEKIYNCIKEKVLAFDRFPLTIGGDHSIGMATVSATLEKFPNAGLLWVDAHTDIHTIETTDTGNIHGCPVSFLLGLNKNLNGVPKSFDWVPGNLRPEKIAYIGLRSVDPAERKILRDLGISAFSMYHIDKFGINKVIEMALESIHPDTNGDGPIICSFDVDAIDPLFVPATGVPVKGGLTLREGLFVAERLAETGNLVSLDVVECNPELVTDGKHLFDSVEAGCAIARCALGETLL; from the coding sequence ATGACAAAGACTGATCAGCCTCATTACAAATACTACAAAGATCAACAACTCTCCATTATAAAGGCGCCCTTCTGTGGAGGTCAAGCGAAATTGGGTGTCGAAAAGGGTCCTCGGTATCTTTTAAAAGCTGGTTTGGAATCCGATTTAAATGGTCTAGGTTGGAATACTATCATCGAATCTCCATTAGATGAATCGGAAATTAGACAACAAATGGTTGCTGATGATCCTACTGATAAATATCTAAATGCAAAGAGACCAAGGTTCGTTGGTGAAAGTAAcgaaaaaatttacaactgtatcaaagaaaaagtcTTAGCATTCGATAGATTCCCATTGACTATCGGTGGTGATCATTCCATCGGTATGGCAACAGTCTCTGCTACTCTGGAAAAATTCCCAAACGCAGGTTTACTCTGGGTTGACGCTCATACCGATATTCATACCATTGAAACTACCGATACTGGTAACATTCATGGTTGTCCAGTTTCATTTCTATTAGGCTTAAACAAAAACTTAAATGGCGTCCCAAAATCCTTTGATTGGGTACCAGGTAATTTAAGACcagaaaaaattgcatATATTGGTCTAAGATCTGTTGATCCTgctgaaagaaaaatcttgaGAGATTTAGGTATATCTGCATTCTCAATGTATCATATCGATAAATTCGGTATAAACAAAGTCATTGAAATGGCTTTAGAATCTATTCATCCAGACACTAACGGTGATGGTCCAATTATCTGTTCCTTTGACGTTGATGCCATCGATCCCCTTTTCGTACCAGCCACTGGTGTCCCAGTTAAAGGTGGTCTAACTTTAAGAGAAGGTTTATTCGTAGCAGAAAGATTAGCCGAAACTGGTAACCTGGTCAGTTTAGACGTTGTCGAATGCAACCCTGAATTGGTCACAGACGGGAAACATTTATTCGATTCCGTTGAAGCAGGCTGTGCCATTGCAAGATGCGCTCTAGGTGAAACATTGCTCTGA
- the ARL1 gene encoding Arf family GTPase ARL1 (similar to Saccharomyces cerevisiae ARL1 (YBR164C); ancestral locus Anc_8.597) — protein sequence MGNYFSSMFDRLWGTNKELRILILGLDGAGKTTILYRLQIGEVVTTKPTIGFNVETLSYKNLKLNVWDLGGQTSIRPYWRCYYADTAAVIFVVDSTDKDRMATAAKELHMMLQEEELQDSALLVFANKQDQPGALSASEVSKQLNLVELKDRSWSIVASSAIKGEGISEGLDWLIDVIKEEQL from the coding sequence ATGGGTAATTATTTCAGTTCTATGTTTGATAGATTATGGGGTACTAATAAAGAACTACGTATCCTAATATTAGGGTTAGATGGTGCAGGTAAGACGACAATTTTGTACAGATTACAAATCGGTGAAGTAGTGACTACAAAGCCAACCATTGGTTTCAATGTAGAGACTCTTTCATACAAAAActtaaaattaaatgttTGGGATTTAGGTGGCCAAACAAGTATTAGACCCTATTGGAGATGTTACTATGCCGACACCGCAGCAGTTATATTCGTAGTGGATTCCACCGATAAAGATCGTATGGCCACAGCAGCTAAAGAACTTCATATGATGTtgcaagaagaagaattgcaGGATTCCGCATTGTTAGTGTTTGCCAATAAACAAGATCAACCAGGTGCATTATCGGCAAGTGAGGTATCAAAACAACTTAACTTGGtggaattgaaagatagGAGTTGGTCGATAGTGGCATCAAGCGCAATAAAGGGCGAAGGTATAAGCGAAGGTTTAGATTGGTTGATCGATGTtataaaagaagaacagTTATAA
- the KAFR0E00670 gene encoding uncharacterized protein (similar to Saccharomyces cerevisiae YPL108W; ancestral locus Anc_8.594), whose protein sequence is MSESEQFKKHNGTKDQVITKPIQSNDGTGEVVVKKSTGKLKVRKGQTEEQYQEQLAHFNDVEKGPVVTDINWMDQYDNDPLKFQSESVLFNDLTVKHNRLVLTGFIHRLYYQKNYQDCYKFASMVKDKYTSLSCHKKMKKEFEELDYILTNCSRHLSNDSV, encoded by the coding sequence ATGTCTGAGAGTGAACAGTTCAAGAAACATAACGGAACTAAAGACCAGGTTATCACCAAAccaattcaatcaaatgaTGGGACCGGTGAGGTCGTCGTTAAGAAATCTACTGGGAAACTGAAAGTACGGAAGGGACAAACTGAAGAACAATACCAAGAACAATTAGCTCACTTCAATGACGTTGAAAAGGGCCCTGTGGTCACAGATATCAACTGGATGGACCAATATGACAATGATCCGTTGAAATTTCAGTCTGAATCCGTGTTATTTAATGATCTTACTGTGAAACACAACAGATTGGTTCTTACTGGCTTCATTCATAGATTATACTACCAGAAAAATTACCAGGATTGTTATAAATTTGCATCAATGGTTAAGGATAAATACACAAGTCTATCCTGCCAtaagaagatgaagaaagaatttgaagaacttGATTATATTCTTACTAATTGCTCCCGCCATTTGTCGAATGATAGCGTataa
- the DPC25 gene encoding Dpc25p (similar to Saccharomyces cerevisiae YPL107W; ancestral locus Anc_8.591) yields the protein MLLRTSTRSHRPYVRELHTTFKLLMTFEGISIEASQSPQERMQRVFGGRLKGEVRHRSEIQTLKIAGINVPEKPKEPDNCCMSGCRNCVWETYNEDLRHWNTKRKKAAASMKGTDMIWPLHWSPPLKLLDLRNIPLQLRVQKLKMDEVQKPDIKSLFPKRSSPLPRSVIEAKERNKARRPSSSMEETDEQEEDDGWEDIPIYIKVFAEFERKQRLLRREQKLKRRQMMQT from the coding sequence ATGCTGCTACGCACATCTACAAGATCCCATCGACCATATGTCCGGGAACTTCATACTACATTCAAGCTTTTAATGACTTTTGAAGGGATAAGTATAGAGGCATCGCAGTCCCCCCAGGAAAGAATGCAGAGAGTATTTGGTGGTAGATTAAAAGGAGAAGTTAGACATAGGTCTGAGATTCAAACTTTGAAGATTGCCGGTATAAACGTTCCAGAAAAGCCAAAGGAACCTGATAACTGCTGTATGTCCGGTTGTCGTAACTGCGTTTGGGAAACCtataatgaagatttaaGACACTGGAATACTAAGAGAAAGAAAGCTGCTGCCTCCATGAAGGGAACTGATATGATATGGCCCTTGCATTGGAGTCCGCCTTTGAAATTGCTCGATCTAAGAAATATCCCTCTCCAATTAAGAgtacaaaaattgaaaatggatGAAGTTCAAAAACCAGATATCAAATCATTATTCCCAAAAAGATCTTCACCATTACCTCGATCTGTCATAgaagcaaaagaaagaaacaaagCCAGGAGGCCGTCCTCTTCCATGGAAGAAACTGatgaacaagaagaagacgacGGTTGGGAAGATATCCCCATCTACATCAAAGTATTTGCAGAGTTTGAGAGAAAGCAGAGACTGCTAAGAAGAgaacaaaaattgaagagacGTCAAATGATGCAGACCTAG
- the CQD1 gene encoding Cqd1p (similar to Saccharomyces cerevisiae YPL109C; ancestral locus Anc_8.598), with amino-acid sequence MSPFSRYFFNRRWTLFTGHRFHSYRPLRNRLLLTVPSSSLLLYSKRIILNETLTPDDKGDTYEMGLYFASQQDLARRALQERERQLEGASPLKTILLKIISHLNDNLLEPIRTVLRFVQISLLFIPIILSFPVTLLPVRQSYQIWFKFIRVVLELCGPSFIKLGQWTASRTDIFPVDLCIELSKLHSNVRPHSFTYTESIIKEMFPGELELHDIFEEFNTKSIGCGAIAQVYVAKFNEDFVVQHNLNLQNKWYAIKVIHPHVRNQIKRDLKIMSFFANFIDKIPTMEWLSLPVEVENFEILMNLQLDLRIESSNLKRFNENFKHSNQIKFPEPLLDLCNKDILCEEYLNGIPMGKLLQIKDTLNEMNKAQSNYDDRLLSQRISRPFIDAFLKMLILDDFIHADLHPGNVMVRFIRTNKYGTEITSNEEEIFAIVQSLKDIRDDSTEFNERIVKMMEEYKPQICFIDTGLVTELNFQNRLNFIDLFNSLAMFDGYRAGELMIERSRTPESAINKELFSRKVERLVNRVKEKTFTLGSVSIGDLLNQMLSMVRSHHVRMEGDFVSVVIAILLLEGIGRQLDPDLDLFESSLPLLREFAIKRENAGLLQNANILSMLKLWFTFEIRKLMNLSIRQTYALVKMDQLCPNY; translated from the coding sequence ATGTCACCATTCTCAagatatttcttcaatagaCGATGGACCCTTTTCACAGGGCATCGCTTCCACAGTTATAGACCCTTACGCAACAGATTACTGTTAACTGTACCCTCTTCGTCTTTATTACTCTATAGCAAGAGAATCATACTTAATGAAACACTCACACCGGATGATAAGGGCGATACGTATGAGATGGGGCTATATTTTGCATCTCAGCAGGATTTAGCACGCAGAGCTTTGCAAGAACGTGAACGTCAATTAGAGGGAGCATCGCCATTGAAGACAATcctattgaaaattatcTCCCATCTGAATGATAACCTCCTAGAACCAATACGAACAGTACTGAGATTTGTTCAGATTTCTTTACTCTTCATACCAATAATACTTTCATTCCCTGTGACTTTATTACCAGTACGGCAAAGCTATCAAATTTGGTTCAAATTCATAAGAGTCGTGCTGGAACTATGTGGGCCCAGCTTTATCAAATTGGGGCAGTGGACCGCTTCTAGGACAGACATTTTCCCCGTTGATCTTTGTATTGAACTATCCAAATTACATAGTAACGTGCGGCCTCATAGTTTTACGTATACAGAATCGATAATCAAGGAAATGTTTCCGGGGGAATTGGAACTTCatgatatatttgaagaattcaataCTAAATCCATTGGCTGTGGTGCAATTGCTCAAGTGTATGTGGCAAAgtttaatgaagattttgtaGTACAacataatttgaatttacaaaataaatgGTATGCCATTAAAGTGATTCATCCACATGTCAGAAATCAAATCAAGAGAGATTTAAAAATTATGAGTTTCTTTGctaattttattgataagaTACCGACGATGGAATGGTTGTCATTACCTGTagaagttgaaaatttcgaaatCCTAATGAATCTTCAATTAGATCTACGTATAGAATCTTCGAATTTGAAGagattcaatgaaaattttaagcACTCCAACCAGATTAAATTCCCAGAGCCTCTGCTAGACCTATGTAACAAAGATATTCTCTGtgaagaatatttaaatgGGATACCAATGGGTAAATTACTACAAATAAAGGATACTTTGAATGAGATGAATAAGGCACAAAGTAACTATGATGACAGGTTACTATCTCAGCGTATTAGCAGGCCGTTTATTGATgcatttttgaagatgttaATTCTTGACGATTTTATTCATGCAGATTTACACCCAGGTAATGTAATGGTCAGGTTTATTAGGACGAATAAATATGGCACGGAGATAACatctaatgaagaagagataTTTGCTATTGTACAATCTTTAAAAGACATTAGAGATGATAGTACAGAATTTAATGAACGTATCGTTAAAATGATGGAAGAGTATAAACCCCAAATATGTTTCATTGACACTGGACTTGTTACCGAGttaaatttccaaaatcgattaaatttcattgatcttttcaattcgTTAGCCATGTTTGATGGCTACAGAGCAGGTGAATTGATGATTGAAAGATCTAGAACCCCTGAAAGTGCCATCAACAAGGAATTATTTTCCCGTAAAGTTGAGAGATTGGTGAATAGagtcaaagaaaagacGTTTACTTTAGGATCCGTATCAATTGGTGATCTGTTGAATCAAATGTTATCAATGGTTCGGTCACATCACGTTAGAATGGAGGGAGATTTTGTCTCAGTAGTGATTGctatattattattggaaGGTATAGGAAGGCAATTGGATCCAGATTTGgatctttttgaaagttcTTTACCGTTATTGAGAGAATTTGCaataaaaagagaaaatgcAGGTCTTTTACAAAATGCCAATATCTTAAGTATGCTCAAATTATGGTTTACGTTTGAGATTCGGAAGTTAATGAATCTTTCCATCAGACAAACGTACGCATTGGTTAAGATGGATCAATTATGCCCTAATTATTAG